The genomic region AAGCATCCTCTCAAGAAGATACCTTTCTGTACTCACAGCTTCTATCTTCTCATCCACTTTCTCGTGAATATGCATGCTGTACATACCTGTAGTGGAGGCCAGGAAGCCAAAAAAACCCATAACGGAAAGGAGAAGTATAAATTTCGTCCTGATTTTCATCTTAATCACACCTTAAAACAATATTGCATTTCAACATTTAAATATAAAACACAGAACTGTCCCTCGCCGTATCAAATCAAAGCGACTATATACAAAAAGTAACGATAACATATATTTATACCAGTCATTATACTTTTCCAGTTTCAAGATGCTAAAATTCCTTCAATCAAAACTTAACCGGTAAACTATAATGTTGCTACAGGAGGATTTATAGATGAACGAAGAAACTTACAGAGGCAGAGCCTTCAAGTTTGGAGACGACATAAATACGGATGAAATTATACCTGCAAGGTACCTCAACACATCTGACCCGGCAGAGCTTGCAAAACACTGCATGGAAGATGCAGACCCCGAGTTTCCTTCAAAGGTTCAGAAAGGTGACATTATCGTTGGCGGAAAAAACTTTGGATGCGGATCTTCAAGAGAGCACGCACCAATAGCCATAAAAGCTGCTGGAGTTTCCGCAGTTATAGCCAGGTCTTTCGCAAGGATCTTCTACAGAAACTGCATAAACATAGGACTTCCAATCTTTGAATCACCGGAAGCCGTGGAAGGTATAGAAGAAGGAGACATCGTAGAGGTTAACCCGGCAACAGGCGTAATAAAAAACATAACGAAGGGAACAGAATTTAAAGCTACACCTATACCACCTGAAATAAGAAAAATAATGGATGCCGGTGGCCTGATGGAATATGCAAAACAGAAGCTCCAGGAAAAATAAAGTAACAGGAGGCAGAAAGTTGAAAGAGTTTAACATCGCAGTTCTCCCGGGCGACGGGATAGGCCCAGAAATCGTAAAACAGGCCATTAAGGTTATGGACGCCGTGGCTGAAAAGTTCAACCTTAAACTTAACTACGAATATGGGCTTATTGGCGGAGCGGCCATAGACGAAACGGGTAACCCATTTCCTGAAGAAACAAAAGAGATGGTTCTAGAGTCAGATGCGGTTCTCCTTGGCGCCGTGGGTGGACCAAAGTGGGACAACCTTGAATTTTCAATAAGACCTGAAAGGGCTCTTTTAGGTCTAAGAAAGCTACTTAACGCATTTGCCAACTTAAGGCCTGCAAAACTATACGACGAGCTCATAGATGCCTCTTCTCTAAAACCCGAAATCGTTAAAGGCGTTGACATAATGGTTGTTAGAGAACTCAACAGCGGTATCTATTTTGGAATTCCTAAAGGAATTTTCATTGACGGTGACGAAAAGGTTGGCATAAACACTCTAA from Desulfurobacterium sp. TC5-1 harbors:
- the leuD gene encoding 3-isopropylmalate dehydratase small subunit gives rise to the protein MNEETYRGRAFKFGDDINTDEIIPARYLNTSDPAELAKHCMEDADPEFPSKVQKGDIIVGGKNFGCGSSREHAPIAIKAAGVSAVIARSFARIFYRNCINIGLPIFESPEAVEGIEEGDIVEVNPATGVIKNITKGTEFKATPIPPEIRKIMDAGGLMEYAKQKLQEK